One part of the Chryseobacterium mulctrae genome encodes these proteins:
- a CDS encoding NACHT domain-containing protein — MSNLTTSMVILTSRSPSYNYSIDNSIEYEICDLNLIQTEEFAVKWFNDKVKSDSFLFELKNSKFFDLSLRPLTLAHLCAIYERTGKFYDKPKSIYKKLVRILIEEWDEQRNIIRESEYANFDNEQKFEFLSQFAFDLTVNYSHKIYSEDAFLATYERIYEDYNLPYNEREKVIKEIESHNGIIVKSAYDQYEFVHKSMQEYLSAEYIVKLPEIPVKLFYDTNISNELAVAVSLSSKPNQYYYKLIFEIFSMKNLGNQFALEFLSRLVYEKPNFKENILLPFSFVYILHLLSHKIFDEKNVVNIEFINSYNNIINSFYNDSELKNSFKRLLLFVQNNDDIEIHDDDDDFFITEDNDLYYVIFNSEFEKEFNSETTYFIDVNQAFKIPKQYFNEFINY, encoded by the coding sequence ATGTCAAATCTTACCACTAGCATGGTAATACTTACATCAAGAAGCCCATCATATAACTACTCTATTGACAACTCAATAGAATATGAAATTTGTGATTTAAATCTTATACAGACTGAAGAATTTGCAGTTAAATGGTTTAATGATAAAGTTAAATCCGATTCTTTTCTTTTTGAATTAAAAAATTCAAAATTTTTTGATTTATCTCTTCGTCCATTAACTTTGGCTCACTTGTGTGCCATTTACGAAAGAACAGGTAAATTTTATGATAAACCTAAATCTATTTATAAAAAATTAGTAAGAATATTAATCGAAGAATGGGATGAGCAACGTAACATAATTAGAGAATCAGAATATGCAAATTTTGATAATGAACAAAAATTTGAATTTCTATCGCAGTTTGCATTTGACTTAACTGTAAATTATTCTCATAAAATATATTCTGAAGATGCTTTTCTAGCAACGTACGAAAGAATATACGAAGATTATAATTTACCATATAATGAAAGGGAAAAAGTTATAAAAGAGATTGAAAGTCACAATGGAATCATTGTAAAATCAGCATATGATCAATATGAATTTGTTCATAAATCTATGCAAGAATATTTATCAGCGGAATATATAGTTAAACTACCAGAGATCCCGGTAAAGCTTTTTTATGATACGAATATATCAAATGAATTGGCAGTAGCAGTATCTCTATCGTCTAAGCCCAATCAATATTATTACAAGTTAATATTTGAAATTTTTTCAATGAAAAATTTAGGTAATCAATTTGCTTTAGAGTTTCTAAGTAGATTAGTTTACGAGAAACCAAACTTTAAAGAAAATATTTTACTCCCATTTAGTTTCGTTTATATTTTACACTTGTTGTCACATAAAATATTTGATGAAAAAAATGTTGTAAATATTGAGTTTATAAATTCATACAATAATATTATTAATTCTTTTTATAATGATTCAGAGTTAAAGAATTCATTTAAACGGTTGTTATTATTTGTTCAAAATAATGATGATATTGAAATTCACGATGACGATGATGATTTCTTCATTACCGAAGATAATGATTTATATTATGTAATATTTAATTCTGAATTCGAGAAAGAATTT
- a CDS encoding IS3 family transposase (programmed frameshift), translating into MKKIRKNYSLEFKIQAVSLSEQRGNVSSVAEELGICKESLVNWRKLHKEGKLSKEKQISSDPIREELLRLRKELEETKLERDNLKKGGRHLLQERRVRYKFIKEHADVFPVGKMCEVLKVSRSSFYHWKKRKPSKQSERRAILSAEIFSIYHWSRGRYGSPRIARELEAKGMRASRPLVARLMRERNLRSIVKKKFKKTTNSSHRYPVAENYLNQNFQVTSSKEVWVSDITYIRTGQGWLYLTTVIDLFDRKVIGWSLSETMKAQDTSIAALKMARLHRPLQDHDSLIFHSDRGIQYACTEFTSIVGKNITRSMSGKGNCYDNAVAESFFKTLKTELVYQNKYETRDHAKNSVFEYIETFYNTHRRHSALGNLTIKEYQNLMSNQSKNVA; encoded by the exons ATGAAAAAGATCAGAAAAAATTACAGTCTAGAGTTTAAGATCCAAGCAGTATCTTTAAGTGAGCAGCGAGGCAATGTATCCTCGGTAGCTGAAGAATTGGGGATCTGTAAAGAAAGTCTCGTTAATTGGCGAAAACTTCACAAAGAAGGTAAACTTAGCAAGGAAAAACAAATATCCTCTGATCCAATAAGGGAAGAGTTATTGAGACTTCGCAAAGAACTAGAAGAAACAAAGCTTGAACGTGATA ATCTTAAAAAAGGCGGTAGGCATCTTCTCCAAGAGAGACGGGTAAGATATAAATTTATCAAAGAACACGCTGATGTGTTTCCTGTCGGGAAGATGTGCGAAGTATTAAAGGTAAGCAGGAGCAGTTTTTATCATTGGAAGAAAAGAAAACCGAGTAAGCAATCAGAAAGAAGAGCCATTTTATCAGCAGAAATCTTTAGTATTTATCATTGGAGCCGTGGGAGATATGGAAGCCCTCGTATTGCCCGAGAACTGGAAGCAAAAGGAATGAGAGCTTCACGTCCTTTGGTGGCCAGACTAATGAGAGAACGCAACCTGAGAAGTATTGTAAAGAAAAAATTTAAGAAAACTACCAACTCATCCCATCGATACCCTGTTGCTGAAAATTATTTGAATCAAAATTTTCAGGTTACAAGCAGTAAAGAGGTCTGGGTGTCTGATATTACGTATATCCGCACAGGTCAGGGTTGGTTGTATCTTACTACAGTCATTGATTTGTTTGACAGAAAGGTTATCGGCTGGTCATTAAGTGAGACGATGAAGGCTCAGGACACCAGTATTGCTGCCTTGAAAATGGCAAGGCTCCATCGTCCTTTACAGGATCATGATAGCTTGATTTTCCATTCAGATAGAGGGATACAATATGCGTGTACAGAATTTACATCAATAGTCGGAAAAAACATTACTCGAAGCATGAGCGGAAAAGGAAATTGTTATGACAATGCTGTAGCTGAGAGCTTTTTCAAAACTCTGAAAACCGAACTTGTCTATCAAAATAAATATGAAACTAGAGATCATGCTAAAAACTCTGTGTTTGAATATATAGAAACATTTTACAACACTCACAGAAGGCATTCGGCTTTAGGAAATTTAACCATAAAAGAGTATCAAAATTTAATGTCTAATCAATCTAAAAATGTAGCATAA
- a CDS encoding DUF5686 family protein → MTKLLSTLLLLCTVLIFGQTQLKVFNKTNKKPIENAAVYCDDNLLGKTNYEGVLSFKTKCKKVEILASNFEDALIDVKKSMDVAMQPLSEKQSNIDKIIITDKSDPKALRILDEVNKREKENSPKSLDTYNFKSYSKFSIDVDKDSIDTFKNFLASRKDSLSKVDKKEFKQKESEKKDSLINEDFINASQESQMFLWEKATEYKYSQKFGEKTNIIDNRMSGFKNPIYEALAINISNLNRTPRQLRPENRKLFNFYMSDTLQLDGRKTYVIKFKEITDKKKQNPRKFNGKIYIDSETYALKKFESANKKRNEGDIISVWKPIDGKWFLDHEDIKLKMGDQTFNIAKRDSVKTDSLKKGAYISDKRKYHQKTFGNYLYVTNRFFDFQLNEAQKASEFKGYSLEMKNSDGSLLDQYRTDSLTARESATYTQIDSFVQKHDFEKKLSFLTQLMRGNLRYKMIDFDITKLFSYDKYQGIRLGAGLKLNEKFSKTFSPDGYFGYGFKDHTWKYGLGLDMKLSDKRTSVFRVDYVDDVFAAGRFSNTMWDMMMKVNDLNLDLHNANFYKNQKWGASYLYDISNSLSMKIAVNKEKQEALFDYQYKNLGNRFDNVSTTLSLKFSPNDKNIMTPSGKYTYEKGFPQVYMNFEKGIDGLGGELDYYRADALIIHQFRSKLGYTNLKLFGGISSGTAPIWKNFEIAGQNDRNPDHWYSNINTPNNLAFATMPSGTFFADKFIAFKVSQYLPFRFKTFGSRYSNIELEYQSAIGDFKNRGDHQFDFQVLDHYYQEVGVIWNRFLGRNFGVGFSYRLGHYQTSQFKDNFGIKLRFNVLN, encoded by the coding sequence ATGACAAAACTTTTATCTACTCTACTTTTACTTTGTACGGTACTTATTTTTGGGCAAACTCAATTGAAAGTTTTCAATAAAACCAATAAGAAACCGATTGAAAATGCAGCCGTTTACTGTGACGACAATCTTTTGGGAAAAACCAATTATGAAGGCGTTTTATCATTTAAAACAAAATGTAAAAAAGTAGAAATTCTTGCCAGCAATTTTGAAGATGCTTTGATTGATGTAAAAAAGTCGATGGATGTTGCCATGCAGCCTTTGTCAGAAAAACAAAGTAACATCGATAAGATTATCATCACCGATAAAAGTGACCCGAAAGCTTTGAGAATTTTAGATGAAGTCAATAAAAGGGAAAAAGAAAATTCACCAAAGTCTTTAGATACCTATAACTTTAAATCATATTCAAAGTTTTCGATCGATGTAGACAAAGATTCAATTGATACTTTTAAAAATTTCTTGGCTTCGAGAAAAGATTCTCTTTCAAAAGTCGATAAAAAAGAATTTAAACAAAAAGAAAGCGAGAAGAAAGATTCGTTAATTAATGAAGATTTCATCAACGCTTCACAGGAAAGCCAGATGTTTCTTTGGGAAAAGGCAACGGAATACAAATATTCACAAAAATTTGGAGAAAAAACCAATATCATCGATAACAGAATGTCGGGTTTTAAAAATCCTATTTATGAAGCTTTAGCCATTAATATTTCCAATTTAAACAGAACTCCAAGACAGTTACGTCCTGAGAATAGAAAGCTTTTCAACTTTTATATGTCGGATACTTTGCAGTTAGACGGAAGGAAAACTTACGTTATCAAATTCAAGGAAATTACTGACAAAAAGAAGCAAAATCCGAGAAAATTTAATGGTAAAATTTACATTGACTCTGAAACGTATGCACTGAAAAAATTTGAAAGTGCCAACAAAAAAAGAAATGAAGGCGACATTATCTCTGTATGGAAACCAATTGACGGAAAATGGTTTTTGGATCATGAAGATATTAAACTGAAAATGGGCGACCAGACCTTCAATATTGCAAAGAGAGACAGTGTAAAGACCGATAGTTTAAAGAAAGGCGCATACATCAGCGACAAGCGAAAATACCATCAGAAAACCTTTGGAAATTATCTGTATGTAACAAATCGTTTCTTTGATTTCCAACTGAATGAAGCACAGAAAGCATCTGAATTTAAAGGGTATTCTCTGGAAATGAAAAACTCTGACGGAAGTTTGCTTGATCAATACAGAACCGACAGTTTGACCGCAAGAGAAAGCGCAACCTATACTCAAATCGACAGTTTTGTACAGAAGCATGATTTTGAAAAGAAACTGAGTTTTTTAACCCAATTAATGAGAGGAAATCTGCGTTATAAAATGATTGATTTTGATATTACTAAGCTTTTCAGCTACGATAAATACCAAGGTATTCGTTTGGGAGCAGGATTAAAACTGAATGAAAAATTTAGCAAAACATTTTCTCCGGATGGATATTTCGGTTATGGTTTTAAAGACCACACCTGGAAATATGGTCTTGGTCTTGACATGAAATTATCCGATAAAAGAACTTCTGTTTTCCGCGTTGATTATGTAGATGACGTCTTTGCAGCAGGAAGATTCAGCAATACTATGTGGGATATGATGATGAAAGTGAATGACCTGAATCTAGATCTGCACAATGCTAATTTTTATAAAAATCAAAAATGGGGAGCATCGTATTTGTATGACATTTCGAACTCATTGAGTATGAAAATCGCGGTGAATAAAGAGAAACAGGAAGCACTTTTTGATTATCAATACAAAAATCTAGGAAACCGTTTCGATAATGTAAGCACAACATTATCTCTAAAATTCTCACCAAACGATAAAAATATTATGACGCCAAGCGGAAAATATACCTATGAAAAAGGCTTTCCGCAAGTTTATATGAATTTTGAAAAAGGAATTGACGGATTGGGCGGAGAATTGGATTATTACAGGGCAGATGCATTGATCATTCATCAGTTCAGATCAAAATTAGGCTACACCAATCTTAAACTTTTTGGAGGAATTTCATCAGGAACTGCTCCAATCTGGAAAAACTTTGAAATTGCAGGTCAAAACGACAGAAATCCTGATCATTGGTATTCTAATATCAATACTCCAAACAATTTAGCATTTGCAACAATGCCTTCAGGAACTTTCTTTGCAGATAAATTTATCGCATTTAAAGTTTCACAATATTTACCGTTCAGGTTTAAAACCTTTGGTTCACGATATTCAAACATCGAACTGGAATACCAATCTGCTATCGGAGATTTCAAAAACAGAGGCGATCATCAGTTCGATTTTCAGGTACTCGACCATTATTATCAGGAAGTTGGTGTAATCTGGAATAGATTTTTAGGCAGAAACTTCGGTGTAGGCTTCTCATATAGATTAGGACACTACCAAACCTCTCAATTCAAAGATAATTTCGGAATTAAATTGAGGTTCAATGTTCTAAATTAA